The nucleotide sequence TGCCTTGCGTGCCGAGGTTGGGGGTGCGGCCAAATTCGCCCATGGCGATGACGAGGGTGTCATCGAGCATGCCGCGCTCGGCGAGATCGCTGACGAGCGTGGTGATGACGTGATCAAAAACGGGCAGCAATGGGCGCAGGCCGTTCCAGATGCCGCCGTAGGGCGGGATGTTGTCACCGTGGTTGTCCCAAGTGCCGGAGGCACTGTGATTGCTGAGGTCGATGGTGACGAAACTTGACCCGCGCTCGACGAGACGACGCGCGAGCAGCGCTTGCTTGGCCCAATCGTGCGCGCCGAAGCGGTCGCGCACCTTTTGCGGCTCCTGGCTCAAATCGAAGGCCTCCTGCGCACGGCCACCGGCGACGATGTCGAAGGCTTTCTGGCCGAACGTGTCCATCGCGCTCATCATGCCGCTGGCGTCGAGTTCGGCGCGCAGGCCGTCCATCTGCTTGCTGAGCGTCTGGCGAGCGTGCAGGCGGTCCATGCTGAGGCCGGAAGGCAATTGAAAGAGCTTCGCGGCGTTGTTGCCGTCAAACGGATCATACTGCGTGCCGAGGTAGCCGCCCCAGGCCACATGCGAGCGCGATTTCATGTTCAGCACGACGTAGGGCGGCATCGACGGGTGATTCGAGCCGTGATGCTTCGCCACGATGCTGCCAAAGGACGGGTAATACTTCGCCTTCGGGTTCGTGCGCGGCTCGTTGGCGAGATTCGCGGTCTGCATGACCATGTTCGGCTCATGATTGCTGAAGCGGCAATCGACCGAGCGGATGATCGTAAACTTGTCGAGCATGGCGGCCTGCTTCGGCAGGA is from Prosthecobacter sp. and encodes:
- a CDS encoding DUF1501 domain-containing protein, whose product is MNPRVRDGVVVHGRRSVLKTSLAGLGSLTLPGLMKLRAEGKAKASNKAVILLWMTGGPSHIDTWDPKVDRPIENRGPFKTVATKLPGVRICEFLPKQAAMLDKFTIIRSVDCRFSNHEPNMVMQTANLANEPRTNPKAKYYPSFGSIVAKHHGSNHPSMPPYVVLNMKSRSHVAWGGYLGTQYDPFDGNNAAKLFQLPSGLSMDRLHARQTLSKQMDGLRAELDASGMMSAMDTFGQKAFDIVAGGRAQEAFDLSQEPQKVRDRFGAHDWAKQALLARRLVERGSSFVTIDLSNHSASGTWDNHGDNIPPYGGIWNGLRPLLPVFDHVITTLVSDLAERGMLDDTLVIAMGEFGRTPNLGTQGSIDGRNHWPHVMSMSLAGGGFRHGQVIGASSKDGGEIAERPVTPGDLAATIYHHMGVPLDATYMDHQGRPNFIVDQGAPLRELV